The DNA region CTGGAACCGCGGCGATCAACGACGCGAGCACATCGCGGTCGCCGCACCGGACGCAGCCGTACGGGACGAGCCCGTAGGCGTGGGCAGGGAGGGATTCCGCGATGAACGAGACGACGGTGTGTGTGGTGGGGAACGTGGCGACGCAGCCGGTGTTCCGGGAGACGGCGACGGGCCCGTCGGCGAGGTTCCGGCTGGCGGTGACGCAGAGGTACTGGGACCGGGAGAAGAACGCCTGGACGGACGGGCACACCAACTTCTTCACGGTGTGGGCCAATCGGGCACTCGCGACGAACGTGCAGGCGTCCGTCTCGGTGGGCGAGCCGCTCGTGGTGCGGGGGAGGCTGAAGGTCCGCTCCGAGCTGCGCGACGGACAGTCGTGGACGGGCGCGGACATCGAGGCCACGGCGATCGGCCACGATCTGGCGCGCGGCACCGCGGCGTTCCGGCGCGCCCACAAGGGCGAGACACCGTCGGAGACACCGGCCAGGCCGGAG from Streptomyces sp. NBC_00258 includes:
- a CDS encoding single-stranded DNA-binding protein, with translation MNETTVCVVGNVATQPVFRETATGPSARFRLAVTQRYWDREKNAWTDGHTNFFTVWANRALATNVQASVSVGEPLVVRGRLKVRSELRDGQSWTGADIEATAIGHDLARGTAAFRRAHKGETPSETPARPEPNWETGPTTQAAETAEQQQQQQQQPALVT